A genomic stretch from Fodinibius salinus includes:
- a CDS encoding DUF423 domain-containing protein, giving the protein MQKLFLIIGSLAMAVAVALGAFGAHGLKEMLTQEMLDIFETGVRYHFYHAIGLLFIGVITHWLPDSLLLQWSGWLMVAGIVIFSGSLYSLSISGLRWLGAITPVGGLCFIAGWIMLATTLWQTM; this is encoded by the coding sequence ATGCAAAAGCTATTTCTAATAATTGGCAGTCTTGCAATGGCAGTTGCTGTTGCCCTGGGAGCTTTTGGTGCGCATGGACTTAAGGAAATGCTTACCCAAGAAATGCTCGATATTTTTGAGACTGGTGTCCGCTATCATTTCTACCATGCTATTGGCCTTCTTTTCATAGGAGTGATAACTCACTGGCTTCCTGATTCTCTTCTGCTCCAATGGTCGGGATGGCTAATGGTTGCAGGTATTGTCATTTTCTCGGGCAGCTTATATAGCTTGTCAATTAGCGGACTCCGCTGGCTAGGTGCTATTACACCCGTCGGGGGGCTCTGTTTTATCGCTGGATGGATCATGCTGGCCACTACACTTTGGCAAACAATGTAA
- a CDS encoding MmcQ/YjbR family DNA-binding protein, which produces MTLDDFQEFCLSFNGVSKDFPFDDETTLAFQVMDKIFAITNIDTYEGINLKCDPIKAAMLRDLYEEVQPGQHMDKKNWNTIIPEGKLDDELIEEWIKDSYNLVVEDLSRKKQKKLEKMEEDD; this is translated from the coding sequence ATGACCCTAGACGATTTTCAAGAATTTTGTCTTTCATTCAATGGCGTATCCAAAGACTTTCCCTTTGATGATGAAACGACCCTGGCCTTTCAAGTAATGGACAAAATTTTTGCTATCACAAATATTGATACCTATGAGGGTATCAACCTTAAGTGTGACCCTATAAAAGCAGCGATGCTGCGCGACCTCTATGAGGAAGTACAGCCAGGACAACACATGGATAAGAAAAACTGGAATACGATAATACCTGAAGGGAAACTGGATGATGAACTCATTGAGGAATGGATTAAAGACTCCTACAACCTAGTAGTAGAAGATCTTTCGCGCAAAAAACAAAAGAAGCTGGAAAAAATGGAAGAGGACGATTAA
- a CDS encoding DUF6787 family protein, translated as MGELIDKLMERWGVETIGGLLLILFIFSITGMTALYVRKLVFGWLGFSSQTPLVVEILAWVLVVFPSYQILFLFFGFILGQFEFVWNFEKKSLHRIKSLFVRENR; from the coding sequence ATGGGTGAACTGATTGACAAGCTAATGGAACGGTGGGGGGTCGAGACAATCGGCGGCTTACTGCTTATCCTGTTTATCTTTTCGATAACGGGAATGACCGCACTGTATGTACGAAAACTGGTCTTTGGGTGGTTGGGATTTAGTTCCCAAACGCCCTTGGTGGTTGAAATCCTAGCCTGGGTATTGGTGGTATTTCCATCCTACCAGATTTTGTTTCTCTTTTTTGGATTTATTCTCGGCCAGTTTGAATTTGTGTGGAATTTTGAAAAGAAAAGCCTCCACCGCATCAAATCTTTGTTTGTGCGCGAAAACCGTTAA
- a CDS encoding SDR family oxidoreductase: protein MTISILGCGWLGLPLAENLRDSGHTVKGSTTSAEKLNLLRNKNITPFLLELTPQIECEECNDFWDSDLLVLNIPPGRGRDNIEEYHLQQINTVAEQLSGSPIDRLIFISSTSVYPPQPGIVAESDTEKGNAKRPSGNALLKAETLLMEQESFDTTIIRFGGLYGYDRNPAHFLAGRKNVSGGNAPINLIHRDDCIGIIDRIIDKDVRGEIFNGVSDGHPPKNMYYPAAAESLGLEPPSFDENEDKDKNYKVVSNRKLKELLDYRFTYPNPMDKLQLVES from the coding sequence ATGACAATCAGCATTTTAGGATGCGGATGGCTTGGCCTGCCTTTGGCTGAGAACCTCCGTGATAGTGGTCACACAGTTAAGGGATCAACAACCTCAGCAGAAAAACTCAATCTGCTCAGAAATAAAAATATTACTCCTTTTTTACTGGAGCTTACACCCCAAATTGAATGCGAGGAGTGTAATGATTTCTGGGATAGTGATCTATTAGTACTCAATATTCCGCCGGGACGAGGTCGAGACAACATTGAAGAATACCATCTTCAACAAATAAATACTGTTGCAGAACAACTTAGTGGCAGTCCAATTGATCGCCTCATATTTATTAGCTCTACCTCTGTTTATCCTCCCCAACCGGGCATTGTTGCAGAATCGGATACTGAAAAAGGTAATGCCAAACGGCCTTCAGGCAATGCATTATTGAAGGCTGAAACGTTATTAATGGAGCAAGAATCTTTCGATACCACCATTATTCGTTTCGGTGGTCTTTATGGCTATGATCGAAATCCTGCACATTTTTTGGCAGGACGCAAGAATGTATCCGGCGGGAATGCTCCTATAAACCTAATTCACCGCGATGATTGTATCGGCATTATTGATCGAATTATTGATAAAGATGTAAGAGGCGAAATATTTAACGGTGTTTCCGATGGACATCCACCCAAGAATATGTATTACCCCGCTGCAGCAGAATCACTTGGGCTGGAACCACCTTCTTTTGATGAAAACGAAGATAAAGACAAAAATTATAAAGTGGTCTCTAACCGAAAACTAAAAGAACTACTGGATTACCGCTTTACGTACCCCAATCCCATGGACAAACTCCAACTGGTAGAATCGTAA
- a CDS encoding CDGSH iron-sulfur domain-containing protein has product MEKDIQTYESEELTIEFDKNRCIHSAECVNNLNEVFDPQKKPWIQPEEASAQKIKETVHHCPTGALHYSGAEEEKPARENTITVVPDGPLYLRGNIEIQNAEGETVLEDTRVALCRCGASENKPLCDNSHEQIDFNAEAGFDEAKLNPTDDGDTSPKKLIVKLMDDGPMLLEGTYRVHSIANQAVNSSKNVALCRCGESSGKPFCDGTHKDVGFEA; this is encoded by the coding sequence ATGGAAAAAGATATACAAACATACGAGTCCGAAGAATTAACTATCGAATTCGATAAGAACAGATGCATCCATTCAGCAGAGTGCGTAAATAATCTTAACGAGGTTTTTGATCCCCAGAAAAAACCGTGGATACAACCTGAGGAGGCATCAGCCCAAAAAATTAAAGAAACGGTCCATCATTGTCCCACTGGTGCATTGCACTATTCTGGCGCGGAAGAGGAAAAGCCAGCGCGGGAAAATACAATTACTGTTGTTCCTGATGGCCCTCTCTATTTACGGGGTAATATCGAAATCCAAAATGCAGAGGGAGAAACAGTGCTTGAAGATACGCGCGTTGCGCTGTGCCGATGCGGGGCATCGGAAAACAAACCACTCTGCGATAATTCTCATGAGCAAATTGATTTCAATGCTGAAGCTGGCTTTGATGAAGCAAAACTAAATCCTACCGACGACGGTGACACATCCCCAAAGAAACTTATTGTAAAACTGATGGATGATGGCCCTATGCTTTTAGAGGGTACGTATCGCGTTCATTCCATTGCTAACCAAGCGGTAAATAGCTCAAAAAATGTAGCACTATGCCGATGCGGAGAATCCAGCGGCAAACCTTTTTGTGATGGTACGCATAAAGATGTCGGATTTGAAGCATAA